A window of the Cystobacter fuscus genome harbors these coding sequences:
- a CDS encoding hybrid non-ribosomal peptide synthetase/type I polyketide synthase, producing the protein MNLRELLQELAHHGIKLSVEGENLAVDAPSGEIPAGLREKLVANKAALLALLAEQHAPLVDSPPQAVPRPEERFEPFPMTEIQQAYSVGRQAGLEMNAAMHAYNEIDCRELDLARFEEAWNQVIARHEMLRAVALPEFQQRILPTVPRYQIPVEDLRGWSQEEAEARFVAIRERLSQQVLSLDQWPLFELRVCLLDNGRARLFMSVDGTFIDGYSFQILYRELVHFYKHPGVPPTPARLELSFRDYALAVHQARGSRYARSLEYWRSRLPNLPPAPDLPLERDPSTLRRPRFRRWFERLEPEVWQRLKQRARARRLTEPELLLAAYAEIIARWSRSPRFTLNVPHFNRLPIHPQVNEIIGTFASFTLIEVDHRPERSFTERALAIREQLLLALEHREVSGVDLLRELFRLQGKISGAIMPVVMTSFASHSKSRDSHWVDFLANEFGELIEALTQTPQVWIDLQIVYQQGGVFLNWDVAEELFPPGMIEDMFASFCTLLRRLSEDDAAWEQGGLDTLPARQRELFSRVNGTVRPLSGALLHTGFFRNAAARPEALALVSSTVSLSYGELARRSSRLGHALRERGAAPNRIVAVVMEKGWEQVVAVLGILSSGAAYLPIDAGLPLERRSYMMENGGATWVVTQPKFAQEPWPEGTQVLVITPEAFSEYSDAPLSPVQRPEDLAHILYTSGSTGQPNGAMLTHAGMVNAIEWTNRKFGVGPDDRLIALSALHHDFSVYDIFGILSAGGAMVMPGASTRRDPSHWAELMARHGVTIWSTVPAMMEMLLTYLEGGNVRLSCPLRHVMLGGDWIAVTMPSRLRARFGDVKVVSVGGPTETSLWNITHPVVEADERRRSIPYGKPIPNTKYYVLDEHLDERPIWVPGELCCAGIGVSKGYVGAGAGSKKFTVHPRTGERIYRTGDLGRYLPDGTIEFLGRVDFQLSIRGQRIEPGEIEAALLQEPSIQAAVVGAVGEHHEKRLVAYVVPVDVKRGIDTQRIRAFLARKLPEHMVPATYVVLEALPLTRNAKVDRRMLPHPDQVPQAKKSVESSPAIAGGGGEARALQHSLAKVVGEVFGVPEVPPERNFFELGANSVHLVKLHLRLKEELGVLVPVVDLFGHPTVRALMEYLGATGAELKSEAIREPEVEAPPKQEGQDIAIIGMAGRFPGAANLEQFWRNLVEGVESISTFTDDELLAAGVSATAFQDPRYVRASAVVDGFDQFDADFFSFSHREARSLDPQQRVFLECAWEALEHAGYPPNGCEAVVGVYAGKSVSHYRYPYPDLTRPISFFQDLVSQDKDFLATQVSYKLDLRGPSVNLQTACSTSLVSISAACDALLNGSCDMALAGGVALKVPHRVGYLFEEGSVFSGDGHCRPFDSRTSGTVPGSGAGVVVLKRLSQARADGDRILAVIKGSAVNNDGHRKVGFMAPGLRGQVDVVRGALQRAGVDPRTVSYIEAHGTGTALGDPIEVAALTQVFGEQATPRSCGLGSVKSNIGHLDSAAGIAGLIKVVLALQHRTLPPSLHFEQPNPRIDFQRGPFYVVSEATPWVVENGPRRAGISSFGIGGTNAHIVLEEAPPSLVEVGEPREDRSRHVLALSARSEAALLQLAGHYRALLEGSEVSLADVCFSANTGRTAFEHRLSVVGSDRRRVAELLGAAERKEANPGLVQGTIDPKQSAKVAFLFSGQGSQYVGAARELYQTHPGFRRRIDAFDELLRAYWDRSLISVLYAEPGQASPIDQLDYAQPVIFVLEYALAELWMSWGIQPDVLLGHSTGELAAACIAGVFSVEDGLKLAVHRGRLINKLPAGGNIAVSAGEAQMREILSRGGWTSSIAALNSPDSVVISGVPGEIDALARELEGQGFKVKRLNIPRAAHSAMAEAILPEFRAVASTIRYSRPSIPMISGMTGESITEGITDPEYWCSQIRNPVRFADGVASLHRDGIRVFVEIGPKATLLGMAARCLPEGEGTWLPSLRQDDGGWQQMLESLSGLFVRGARVDWAAFDASYSRRKVAIPTYPFQRQRFWEEGAGLQRPNGRIVSQEEHPLLGNRVPLAVLEAGELLFETTLGPSAPGFLGQHRVFGTPTLPATAYVEMALAAGASLLGTRELGLTGLSILGAMTFPRDSERRVQCAVKRMEDGGAEVRIFSRAVDGTEEGWSLHATGNLSASRDDEKPAAEQSFEGVFAELRAAPLVENYYQRAQDFGVDFGPEFRGITELRQAGEQVLGRIEKPAELGSSGAWFAHPALLDACLQVVGGAYPDTDGSELYVPMNIESLVLSGGLEDGVWSHAVVRPLDEARKRLRADVRIFGGDGRPRARVRGLELQRTSREALSAAVAASLDDWLYERRWEPLALEGTAPTSPAVDSGPCLILADRAGLGRQLARELERDGRTCVLVFRGPVARRIDETSFEVPGEPMALAEALRALDLPGSFSDAVLLWGLDGPDAERLEEESLGQAALLGCGGGLGLLQYLLGRGYSNAVWLVTRGAQPVTTGQPLPGLAQSLLWGMTRPLAIEASELDCRCVDLDPRGETKTQVDALVQEIRRRSKVADNQVAWRDGRYVARLRKAEARTLVASPVVRKELFRPERSYLVAGGLGRLGLLTAELLADRGARNLVLTGRGPVGSDAAERLARLRELGVRVEYRQTDIADYGQLSALFQEIEREIAPLGGVFHSAGVLDDGVLRQQSWERFEKVLRPKMRGAWNLHLLTAGLAIEHFVLFSSVASLVGSAGQANHCAATAFEDALAHHRRALGLPGLSINWGVWAGDAGARVDVSEQARTPGFGLIPKQQGLRALEVLLSARVAQAGVAAIDWAVFGGGRPAPYDAELRQKAGGRTVTRATFLEKLAEAPVAQRRKLLLDYLREQVAWMRGLNSSETIDPEQGFHEMGIDSLAALQLKNRLQTGLGLSLPATLVFNYPTTEKLAEQLVNTFIPLEFAREEAPGPMEDVPAEQALQGLSEANLAHMLAEQLSKMN; encoded by the coding sequence ATGAACCTGAGAGAGCTCCTTCAGGAGTTGGCCCACCACGGCATCAAGCTGTCGGTGGAAGGCGAGAACCTGGCGGTCGACGCCCCCTCCGGTGAAATCCCAGCAGGGCTGCGCGAGAAGCTCGTGGCGAACAAGGCGGCGCTGCTGGCCCTCCTGGCCGAGCAGCACGCGCCCCTGGTGGACTCCCCGCCGCAAGCCGTGCCCCGGCCCGAGGAACGGTTCGAGCCGTTCCCCATGACCGAGATCCAGCAGGCCTACAGCGTGGGTCGGCAGGCCGGGCTCGAGATGAACGCGGCGATGCACGCGTACAACGAGATCGACTGTCGCGAGCTCGATCTGGCGCGTTTCGAGGAGGCCTGGAACCAGGTCATCGCCCGCCACGAGATGCTGCGCGCGGTGGCGCTCCCCGAGTTCCAGCAGCGCATCCTGCCCACCGTCCCGCGCTACCAGATTCCAGTGGAGGATCTGCGCGGATGGAGCCAGGAGGAGGCGGAGGCGCGGTTCGTGGCCATCCGCGAGCGGCTGTCCCAGCAGGTGCTGTCGCTCGATCAGTGGCCCTTGTTCGAGCTGCGCGTGTGCCTGCTCGACAACGGCCGGGCGCGCCTCTTCATGAGCGTCGATGGAACCTTCATCGACGGCTACAGCTTCCAGATCCTCTATCGGGAGCTGGTGCACTTCTACAAGCACCCCGGGGTGCCTCCCACTCCCGCGCGGCTCGAGCTGTCGTTCCGGGACTACGCGCTGGCCGTGCATCAGGCGCGCGGATCGCGCTATGCGCGGTCCCTGGAGTACTGGCGGTCTCGCCTGCCCAACCTCCCACCGGCGCCGGATCTCCCGCTCGAGCGGGATCCCAGCACGCTGCGGCGTCCTCGCTTCCGCCGCTGGTTCGAGCGCCTGGAGCCCGAGGTGTGGCAGCGCCTCAAGCAGCGTGCTCGCGCGCGCCGCCTGACGGAGCCGGAGCTGTTGCTGGCGGCCTATGCCGAGATCATCGCCCGCTGGAGCCGGAGCCCCCGCTTCACGCTCAACGTCCCGCACTTCAACCGCCTGCCGATCCATCCGCAGGTCAATGAGATCATCGGGACCTTCGCCAGCTTCACCTTGATCGAGGTGGATCACCGACCGGAGCGGAGCTTCACCGAGCGGGCGCTGGCGATCCGTGAGCAGCTCCTCCTCGCGCTCGAGCACCGCGAGGTGAGTGGCGTCGATCTGCTGCGAGAGCTGTTCCGGCTCCAGGGCAAGATCTCCGGCGCGATCATGCCGGTGGTCATGACGAGCTTCGCCTCCCACTCCAAGAGCCGGGACTCCCACTGGGTCGACTTCCTGGCGAACGAGTTCGGCGAGCTCATCGAGGCGCTCACCCAGACACCCCAGGTGTGGATCGATCTGCAGATCGTCTACCAGCAGGGCGGCGTCTTCCTGAACTGGGACGTGGCGGAGGAACTGTTCCCGCCCGGCATGATCGAGGACATGTTCGCCAGCTTCTGCACGCTGCTCCGCCGCCTGTCGGAGGATGACGCGGCCTGGGAGCAGGGGGGCCTGGACACCTTGCCCGCCCGGCAACGCGAGCTGTTCTCCCGCGTCAACGGCACGGTCCGCCCGCTGAGCGGAGCGCTGCTCCATACCGGCTTCTTCCGGAATGCCGCCGCGCGGCCGGAAGCGCTCGCGCTGGTCTCGTCGACCGTCTCGCTGAGCTACGGCGAGCTGGCCCGGCGCTCCAGCCGGCTCGGGCACGCGTTGCGTGAGCGAGGGGCCGCGCCCAACCGCATCGTCGCGGTGGTGATGGAGAAGGGGTGGGAGCAGGTCGTGGCCGTGCTGGGAATCCTGAGCTCCGGCGCGGCCTACCTGCCCATCGACGCCGGGCTGCCGCTCGAGCGCCGCTCCTACATGATGGAGAACGGTGGCGCCACGTGGGTGGTGACCCAGCCGAAGTTCGCCCAGGAGCCGTGGCCGGAAGGTACCCAGGTCCTGGTCATCACTCCCGAGGCCTTCAGCGAGTACAGCGATGCGCCGCTGTCGCCCGTGCAGCGCCCCGAGGACCTCGCGCACATCCTCTACACCTCGGGCTCCACGGGCCAGCCCAACGGGGCGATGCTCACCCACGCGGGGATGGTCAACGCGATCGAGTGGACGAACCGGAAGTTCGGCGTGGGGCCGGATGACCGGCTCATCGCCCTGAGCGCGCTCCACCATGACTTCTCCGTCTATGACATCTTCGGGATCCTGAGCGCGGGCGGCGCGATGGTGATGCCGGGCGCCTCCACGCGCCGCGATCCCTCGCACTGGGCCGAGCTCATGGCCCGGCACGGCGTCACGATCTGGAGCACCGTGCCGGCGATGATGGAGATGCTGCTGACGTACCTCGAGGGAGGCAACGTCCGGCTCTCCTGTCCGCTGAGGCACGTGATGCTCGGCGGAGACTGGATCGCCGTCACCATGCCCTCGCGGCTGCGAGCCCGATTCGGTGATGTGAAGGTGGTGAGCGTCGGAGGCCCGACCGAAACCTCGCTGTGGAACATCACCCACCCCGTGGTGGAGGCGGACGAGCGCCGCCGCAGCATCCCGTACGGAAAGCCGATCCCCAATACGAAGTACTACGTGCTGGACGAGCATCTGGACGAGCGGCCCATCTGGGTGCCGGGCGAGCTGTGCTGCGCGGGCATCGGCGTGTCGAAGGGCTACGTCGGCGCGGGGGCGGGCTCGAAGAAGTTCACCGTCCACCCGCGCACCGGGGAGCGCATCTATCGCACGGGCGATCTCGGGCGCTATCTGCCCGACGGGACCATCGAGTTCCTGGGCCGCGTCGACTTTCAGCTCTCCATCCGGGGCCAGCGCATCGAGCCAGGCGAGATCGAGGCCGCCCTGTTGCAGGAGCCGAGCATCCAGGCGGCCGTGGTGGGGGCCGTCGGCGAGCACCACGAGAAGCGGCTCGTCGCCTATGTCGTCCCCGTGGATGTGAAGCGGGGGATCGACACCCAGCGGATCCGCGCGTTCCTGGCGCGCAAGCTGCCGGAGCACATGGTGCCGGCGACCTATGTCGTGCTGGAGGCCCTGCCGCTGACCCGCAACGCCAAGGTGGATCGCCGGATGTTGCCGCATCCGGATCAGGTCCCCCAGGCGAAGAAGAGCGTGGAGAGCAGCCCGGCGATCGCTGGTGGCGGCGGCGAGGCGCGAGCACTCCAGCATTCCCTGGCGAAGGTGGTGGGAGAGGTGTTCGGCGTCCCGGAGGTCCCCCCGGAGCGGAACTTCTTCGAGCTCGGCGCCAACTCCGTCCACCTGGTCAAGCTTCACCTCCGACTCAAGGAGGAGCTGGGCGTCCTGGTCCCCGTCGTGGATCTGTTCGGGCACCCGACCGTTCGGGCGCTCATGGAGTATCTCGGCGCCACCGGAGCGGAGCTGAAGTCCGAGGCGATCCGCGAGCCCGAGGTGGAGGCGCCGCCGAAGCAGGAGGGCCAGGACATCGCCATCATCGGTATGGCCGGCCGCTTCCCCGGGGCCGCGAACCTCGAGCAGTTCTGGCGGAACCTGGTGGAGGGGGTCGAGTCGATCAGCACCTTCACCGATGACGAACTGCTGGCCGCTGGCGTGAGCGCGACCGCGTTCCAGGATCCCCGCTACGTTCGCGCGTCGGCGGTGGTGGACGGCTTCGACCAGTTCGACGCCGACTTCTTCTCGTTCTCGCATCGCGAGGCGCGCTCGCTGGATCCCCAGCAGCGCGTGTTCCTGGAGTGCGCCTGGGAGGCGCTCGAGCACGCGGGCTATCCGCCCAATGGCTGCGAAGCCGTGGTCGGCGTCTACGCGGGCAAGAGCGTGAGCCACTACCGCTATCCCTACCCGGATCTGACGCGGCCGATCAGCTTCTTCCAGGACCTCGTCTCCCAGGACAAGGACTTCCTGGCCACTCAGGTCTCCTACAAGCTGGATCTGCGTGGGCCGAGCGTCAATCTCCAGACGGCCTGCTCGACGTCGCTCGTCTCCATCTCGGCCGCCTGCGATGCGCTGCTCAATGGGAGCTGCGACATGGCGCTCGCGGGCGGAGTGGCGCTCAAGGTTCCGCATCGAGTGGGGTATCTCTTCGAGGAGGGCAGCGTCTTCTCCGGAGACGGCCACTGCCGGCCCTTCGACTCCAGGACCAGCGGCACGGTTCCCGGGAGCGGGGCGGGAGTCGTGGTCCTCAAGCGCTTGAGTCAGGCGCGTGCGGATGGTGATCGGATCCTCGCGGTCATCAAGGGGAGCGCGGTCAACAACGACGGGCATCGCAAGGTCGGGTTCATGGCGCCGGGCCTCCGGGGCCAGGTGGACGTGGTGCGAGGAGCGCTCCAGCGGGCGGGAGTCGACCCACGGACGGTCTCGTACATCGAGGCGCACGGAACGGGGACCGCGCTCGGCGATCCCATCGAAGTCGCCGCGCTGACCCAGGTGTTCGGAGAGCAGGCGACGCCCCGGTCGTGCGGGCTCGGTTCGGTGAAGAGCAACATTGGCCACCTCGACAGCGCCGCGGGGATCGCGGGGCTCATCAAGGTCGTGCTGGCGCTCCAGCACCGCACGCTGCCGCCCTCGCTCCACTTCGAGCAGCCGAACCCGCGGATCGACTTTCAGCGGGGCCCCTTCTACGTGGTCAGCGAGGCCACGCCCTGGGTGGTGGAGAACGGCCCTCGCCGCGCGGGGATCAGCTCCTTCGGGATTGGCGGCACCAACGCCCACATCGTGCTGGAGGAGGCGCCCCCATCGTTGGTGGAGGTCGGAGAGCCACGGGAGGACCGCTCCCGGCATGTCCTGGCGCTCTCGGCGCGGAGTGAGGCGGCGCTGTTGCAGCTCGCGGGGCACTACCGGGCGCTGCTCGAGGGCTCCGAGGTGTCGCTCGCGGACGTGTGCTTCTCGGCGAACACCGGCCGCACCGCCTTCGAGCATCGACTCTCCGTGGTGGGGTCGGATCGCCGCCGCGTGGCCGAACTCCTGGGCGCGGCGGAGCGCAAGGAAGCGAACCCGGGGCTGGTGCAGGGGACGATCGATCCGAAGCAGTCGGCGAAGGTCGCGTTCCTGTTCTCGGGGCAGGGCTCGCAGTACGTCGGGGCCGCGCGCGAGCTCTACCAGACGCATCCCGGCTTCCGCCGGCGCATCGATGCGTTCGACGAGCTGCTCCGGGCGTACTGGGATCGCTCCCTGATCTCCGTGCTCTATGCGGAGCCGGGGCAGGCCTCGCCCATCGATCAGCTCGACTACGCCCAGCCGGTGATCTTCGTCCTCGAGTACGCGCTGGCCGAGCTGTGGATGTCCTGGGGCATCCAGCCGGATGTCCTGCTCGGCCACAGCACCGGTGAGCTGGCGGCGGCCTGCATCGCGGGGGTGTTCAGCGTCGAGGACGGGCTGAAGCTGGCGGTCCATCGCGGCCGGCTCATCAACAAGCTCCCCGCGGGCGGCAACATCGCGGTCTCCGCGGGCGAGGCGCAGATGCGCGAGATCCTGTCCCGTGGCGGCTGGACGAGTTCCATCGCGGCCCTCAACAGCCCCGACAGCGTGGTCATCTCCGGTGTTCCGGGCGAGATCGACGCCCTGGCCCGCGAGCTGGAGGGGCAGGGCTTCAAGGTGAAGCGCCTGAACATCCCGCGCGCTGCCCACTCGGCCATGGCGGAGGCGATCCTGCCGGAGTTCAGGGCTGTCGCCTCCACGATCCGCTACTCGCGCCCCTCCATTCCGATGATCTCGGGCATGACCGGCGAGTCCATCACGGAGGGCATCACCGATCCGGAGTACTGGTGCAGCCAGATCCGGAATCCCGTGCGCTTCGCGGATGGGGTGGCCTCTCTGCACCGGGATGGAATCCGGGTGTTCGTCGAGATCGGCCCGAAGGCGACCCTGCTCGGAATGGCGGCGCGGTGCCTGCCGGAGGGAGAGGGCACATGGCTGCCCAGCCTGCGGCAGGATGATGGGGGCTGGCAGCAGATGCTCGAGAGCCTCTCGGGGCTGTTCGTCCGAGGCGCCCGGGTCGACTGGGCGGCCTTCGATGCCAGCTACTCTCGGCGCAAGGTGGCGATTCCGACCTATCCCTTCCAACGCCAGCGGTTCTGGGAGGAGGGGGCCGGGTTGCAGCGCCCCAACGGCCGGATCGTGTCCCAGGAGGAGCACCCGCTGCTCGGAAACAGGGTGCCGCTCGCGGTCCTCGAAGCCGGAGAGCTGTTGTTCGAGACGACGCTCGGGCCCTCGGCGCCGGGCTTCCTCGGGCAGCATCGCGTCTTTGGCACTCCCACCCTTCCGGCCACCGCCTACGTCGAGATGGCACTGGCCGCGGGAGCGAGTCTGCTCGGGACGCGAGAGCTGGGTTTGACGGGCTTGTCCATCCTCGGTGCGATGACCTTTCCGCGTGACTCCGAGCGGAGGGTCCAGTGCGCGGTGAAGCGCATGGAGGACGGCGGGGCCGAGGTCCGGATCTTCAGCCGTGCCGTGGATGGCACGGAAGAGGGTTGGAGCCTGCACGCCACGGGGAACCTGTCGGCGTCGCGCGATGACGAGAAGCCCGCCGCCGAGCAGTCGTTCGAGGGAGTGTTCGCGGAGCTGCGGGCCGCGCCCCTGGTCGAGAACTACTACCAGAGAGCCCAGGACTTCGGCGTCGACTTTGGTCCGGAGTTCCGGGGCATCACGGAGCTGCGCCAGGCCGGAGAGCAGGTCCTGGGTCGCATCGAGAAGCCCGCGGAGCTGGGGAGCAGCGGCGCCTGGTTCGCGCATCCCGCCCTGCTGGATGCCTGTCTCCAGGTGGTGGGCGGTGCCTACCCGGACACCGACGGCTCCGAGCTCTACGTGCCCATGAACATCGAGAGCCTCGTGCTCTCGGGGGGGCTCGAGGACGGTGTGTGGAGCCACGCGGTGGTGCGGCCGCTCGACGAGGCCCGGAAGCGCCTGCGCGCCGACGTTCGCATCTTCGGTGGCGATGGGCGGCCGCGGGCGCGGGTGCGGGGGCTCGAGCTCCAGCGGACGAGCCGGGAAGCGTTGAGCGCGGCGGTCGCGGCTTCGCTGGATGACTGGCTCTATGAGCGCCGGTGGGAGCCGCTCGCCCTGGAGGGCACCGCCCCCACCTCGCCGGCCGTCGACAGTGGGCCTTGTCTGATCCTCGCGGATCGCGCGGGGCTCGGGCGCCAGCTCGCGCGGGAGCTCGAGCGGGACGGACGGACCTGTGTCCTCGTGTTCCGGGGCCCGGTGGCTCGCCGGATCGACGAGACGAGCTTCGAGGTGCCGGGGGAGCCCATGGCGCTCGCCGAGGCGCTGCGTGCGTTGGACCTTCCGGGCTCGTTCTCGGATGCCGTTCTGCTGTGGGGGCTCGACGGCCCCGATGCGGAGCGCTTGGAGGAGGAGAGTCTGGGCCAGGCCGCGCTGCTGGGATGTGGCGGCGGACTGGGGCTCCTGCAGTACCTGCTCGGGCGCGGTTACTCGAATGCGGTGTGGCTGGTCACCCGCGGCGCGCAGCCCGTGACGACGGGGCAGCCGCTCCCGGGGCTTGCCCAGTCGCTGCTCTGGGGGATGACGCGGCCCCTCGCCATCGAGGCCTCCGAGCTGGACTGCCGCTGTGTCGATCTCGATCCGCGGGGAGAGACGAAGACCCAGGTCGACGCGCTCGTGCAGGAGATTCGCCGCCGCTCCAAGGTGGCCGACAACCAGGTGGCCTGGCGTGACGGACGCTACGTCGCCCGGCTGCGCAAGGCCGAGGCGCGCACGCTGGTGGCCTCGCCCGTGGTGCGGAAGGAGCTCTTCCGTCCTGAGCGGAGCTACCTCGTGGCCGGAGGGCTCGGACGGCTGGGACTGCTGACGGCGGAGCTCCTGGCGGACCGGGGTGCGCGGAACCTCGTCCTGACCGGACGTGGCCCCGTGGGCTCGGACGCGGCCGAGCGGCTGGCGCGCTTGCGCGAGCTGGGCGTCCGCGTCGAGTACCGACAGACGGACATCGCGGATTACGGCCAGCTCTCGGCGCTCTTCCAGGAGATCGAGCGGGAGATCGCGCCGCTGGGAGGCGTGTTCCACTCGGCCGGCGTTCTCGACGACGGCGTGCTGCGGCAGCAGAGCTGGGAGCGGTTCGAGAAGGTGCTGCGGCCCAAGATGAGGGGTGCCTGGAACCTGCACCTGCTGACGGCGGGGCTCGCCATCGAGCACTTCGTGCTGTTCTCGTCGGTGGCCTCGCTGGTCGGCTCCGCGGGCCAGGCGAACCACTGCGCGGCGACGGCCTTCGAGGATGCACTGGCGCACCATCGCCGGGCCCTGGGGCTGCCCGGCTTGAGCATCAACTGGGGCGTGTGGGCGGGAGACGCGGGGGCCCGGGTCGATGTCAGCGAGCAGGCCCGCACCCCGGGGTTCGGGCTCATCCCGAAGCAGCAGGGGCTTCGCGCGCTCGAGGTCCTGCTCTCGGCCCGGGTCGCGCAGGCCGGGGTCGCCGCGATTGACTGGGCGGTGTTCGGCGGTGGCCGGCCCGCGCCGTACGACGCGGAGCTGCGGCAGAAGGCCGGCGGGCGGACGGTGACCCGCGCGACGTTCCTGGAGAAGCTCGCGGAGGCGCCGGTCGCGCAGCGCCGGAAGCTGCTGCTGGACTACCTGCGCGAGCAGGTGGCCTGGATGCGGGGCCTGAACTCCAGCGAGACGATCGACCCGGAGCAGGGCTTCCACGAGATGGGGATCGATTCCCTGGCGGCGCTGCAGCTCAAGAACCGGCTACAGACCGGGCTCGGCCTCTCGCTGCCCGCCACGCTCGTCTTCAACTACCCCACGACCGAGAAGCTCGCGGAGCAGCTCGTGAACACGTTCATCCCCCTGGAGTTCGCACGGGAAGAAGCCCCCGGACCGATGGAGGATGTCCCGGCCGAACAAGCCCTCCAGGGTTTGAGCGAAGCCAACCTCGCCCACATGCTCGCCGAGCAGCTTTCGAAGATGAACTAG